A genomic window from Melopsittacus undulatus isolate bMelUnd1 chromosome 7, bMelUnd1.mat.Z, whole genome shotgun sequence includes:
- the LOC115946107 gene encoding AF4/FMR2 family member 1 — MGFINSKKQRNFLGLQRVLLPASHAAPHVPHSFDKNTFGKSSDSKVNARAQRSKSEIPSGPIKRTLHCDAQTVNEILKEMTQPWLPLLTDIPSPPTAEPSKFPFPTKRKAVDEETNRKKLKLEKEQKSLNSSPKKDSKELKASNSRASTESQKKGFLFPPLPPVSAIQPAPKSTKVAQKRCRSESDELSAIDYTINNKRDYKDPLINKYRKVESSQPELSKAIKGSAGHVTKLLPVPSLPNGASQPKRPQLKFERGFWRI, encoded by the exons ATGGGGTTCATCAACTCCAAAAAACAGCGGAATTTCCTAGGGCTTCAGAGAGTTCTTCTTCCGGCCTCACATGCAGCACCTCATGTTCCACACTCCTTTGACAAAAATACCTTTGGAAAGAGCTCAGATTCGAAGGTGAACGCCAGAGCCCAACGATCCAAATCAGAAATCCCTTCTGGGCCCATAAAG CGAACCTTGCACTGTGATGCCCAAACCGTTAATGAAATTTTGAAG GAAATGACCCAACCATGGCTACCTCTTCTGACAGACATTCCTTCTCCTCCTACTGCAGAGCCTTCCAAATTTCCATTCCCAACAAAG AGGAAAGCAGTGGACGAAGAGACAAATAGGAAGAAATTGAAAttggagaaagaacaaaaatcccTGAACTCTTCACCTAAGAAAGACTCCAAGGAATTGAA AGCATCAAACTCCAGGGCTTCAACTGAATCCCAGAAGAAAGGTTTTCTATTTCCACCACTGCCACCAGTGTCTGCCATACAACCTGCACCAAAGTCAACCAAGGTGGCACAAAAGAGATGCAGAAGCGAGAGTGATGAGCTCTCTGCCATTGATTACACCATCAATAACAAGAGGGACTACAAGGATCCTTTGATTAACAAGTACCGCAAAGTGGAGAGTAGCCAACCTGAGCTGTCAAAGGCTATCAAA GGATCTGCCGGACACGTCACAAAACTTCTCCCAGTGCCTTCTTTGCCAAATGGTGCCTCCCAGCCAAAGAGACCTCAACTCAAGTTTGAAAG AGGTTTTTGGAGAATTTGA